GCATTGTAACCTACGATAAAGGCGTTTCCCTTTTTCTGTAGATCGCAATTTCTCTCATAGAGATGGATCCTGCGGCGGTCTTTGTGCTTTTTTAAGAATTCTACAGCCTCTTTTAACTTGCCTGCTTTTCGTTCCAAATCTTTCGTTTTTTTCGAAAGTTTAGTCTGTTCTAAATCTGCCGACCGTTCCCACTCCCTTAGTTTTATCTTACTGACTTTTTCTATTTGCTTCAACCGAGTCTCGAATTTCTCTAAATCCCCCATATCATCGGAATTCGCATTGGCCTTTATCTTTGTTCCATCGATTGAAACCGTTTCAAAATCTATATAACCGCTTTCATAACCGAGAAATACCGTTTGAGAGAATAAGTCCTCAATTTCATTTTTGTGGGTCTTTCTAAACTTTGAAATAAACGTATGATCTAACTCTTCTCCATCCAATAGATAAATCAATTCGGCTCTCAGTTTTGAAAGTCTACAAAGTTCTCTCATCGAGAGGTTGCCTATTAGTATCGAATAAAAAAGGGCCGAAATTACTTTCTTGGGCGAGATCGCGGGTCGCCCTGTTTCATCATTCTGGTAATTCTTCTCGAAATCCTCAAAATCTAAGCGATCGATGACTTTCTTAAAGCTATGAATAGGATGTCCTTCTCCAAATAACTCCTGAAAGTTTAAAACATACATCCGCAGCTGTTTAGGGTCCGTATTCTTGAACTTTGCCATTCGGCAAATCTAGTACATTCGTAAAATTTGCACCTCTTTTTCAACAGACTCTGGGGGCCGGAGCGAAGCGGTGGAAAAATTCTTCTACCACAAAACGATTCCCCTGACAAGAACTTTTCCAAAATGAATTTAGTAGGAGCTCCCGCGCAGAGGACAGAAGACTGAAGACAGACGCGCTCGCTTCGCTCACGCTAGACAGTAGCTGCTCGATGTTGGAAAGGTTACCGAAGTAGAGGAAAGATCTACTATAACACAAGAATCTTCCTCTAGAACATGGAAACTACGCTTGTCGATGTTCTTTTCTTGGGCCGACTTTTTTGCATCTAAAAAAGCCTGCATGGGAGTTTTCCCTTGATGCAGTCTTTCTTCGTTGTAAGACTCGGTATAGTTAGCTCCTAAATAAGAGGAGTAACGTTATGAATGTTATTAACAGTAAAGAAGAGATCTCAAGTGATTATGTCTGTTTAGCGGAGGCGTTGTCGGACAAACTGTATCCTCATCTTACGACGATGCCTTAACTTAGGTAAGATTCGATCGGTTCGAGGAAGGCCATGCAAAATGAGGTACTTTTCAGAAAGACGAATTAGAATGGACCTACCTAATTAGGAAGGCCTGCGTATTATGTGTGATTTATCTCCGTCATTTTTTCAGCGAAAAGCTGTCTGCATTTTCGCAACAAGGTTATATATTTGAAAAAACAAAAGGAATTTATTTTTGCATTTCGAATTATCCCTCCTGTTAAACGGCGTCTTACTTCTTTACTTCTTATTCTCTTTAAAATCCGAATCCCGGAACGAACTACAAGTTCTCTTACTTAAATCCCAGCTGACTGCCTACAAACGGAAAACAAAACAATTTCATACGAAACCTTTCGAAAGAATCAAAATCGTGTTACTTTCCTACATCCTTAAAAATTGGCGGAATTTGATGATCCTCGTTTCGCCGGAAACCGTTCTTAGATGGAGAAAAGAAAAGTTCAAAATCTTTTGGGCCATGATCTCTAAAAGAAAGAAACCAGGAAGACCCAATATTCCTTGGAATACGATTAAACTGATCAGAAAAGTCGCTAAAGAAAACTATATTTGGGGAGCTACGAAACTTCATGGACTACTTCATAAATTAGGGTATGATATCTCTGAACGCACCGTCTCAAAATATATTCCGAAACGACCACCGGATCCAAGGAAACGACTCCTTTGGAAACAATTCTACGCTTTACATGCCGAAGCTATGGTTGTTTCAGATACGTTCACTCTGTACTCGGCTAATTTTAAAGAAATCTTCAAGGTTGCTTTCTTTCTTCATGTCGGAACTAGACAGGTACTTCACTTTGATATCCATACCAAACCGACCACAAGATGGATGCGGAACGTTCTCAAACTTGCAATTCGCAAGCGAGGAAATAAAAACTTTCATTACTTTCTTTCCGATCACGATCCGATTTTCGGAAAACGATTCACTAAATATTCGGAAAGGGTAGGCATTAAACATAAAAAGACAACCCCAAGATCTCCTTGGCAAAACTGTTATGCGGAACGATGGATCAAAACTTGCAGAAACGAATTCTTAGATTTCTTTATTCCCGTAAATGAGTATCACCTTAGAAAAAATCTAGATGAGTTTATTCATTTCTATAACCATAACAGAACCCATCTGTCTTTAGAGAAAGACACTCCGATAAGCTCACCCGTTTTATATAAACCCCGAGACGGAAACTATAAATTAGTAGCTACGCCTGTTCTCGGAGGGCTTTATCATACATACTCTTACGAAAAAATAGCTTAAGTTTATTTAACAATCATTATTAAGTGAACTTGAGCCTCCCTCGAACTGACTATGCATGCCCACCGAGTCCACATCGAAAGCTAAAAAGGATTAAACAAAAGGACCTTCCCCGATTTTACTTTGAAATTTTCGGGGAACCATTCGAGTAAGCACTTAGGTTCATTCAAATGAATACGTCTTCATTCGATATATCTGCGTTTTCATCTGCTACTTTAGTTTTTGCGAGGCTCTACAGCGCCTATTGGTAAATCTTTCAAGAAATTTTGAACTTCTTTGGGAGGAATCGCACTCGTGATACCGAGTGGTTTACCGCCTTCTCCGAAGGTGAAATTCTCGAAATCATTCCCGCTTGTTCCTCTGATCGTCAAGTGATTCGAATATCCGTTCGTAAATCCCTTATCCAAGACCGGAGCGTGTGCGTTTTTACCCATTGCCACCGCACCGATTCGTATCTTGTGAGTCATGAATTCCGCCAAGGTCGTATGCATGGAAACTCTTCCACTTACGACTGCCTGAACGTAGTTGTGAAAGACTCTGCAAAGTGCCGCAGCGGTTTCATTTCCCATCTCACTTGGACTTTTGCCTGAAAATATCCATTCTTTGACATCGTTAAAGACTTTCATCTTTGCAGGATCATTTTGGATGCTCGGATCGGGTGTGAATTTTCTTTCATCTCCTCCCACTTGCGTCCGTATCATATCAAAGACGGCTCCTAACTGAGTCGCCAGTGGTCCAAATTGTCTTTGGTTCGCATTCTCTCCCTTCACCATCTCTTTCACCAAGGATATTACATGTTCCGGTTTGGTTGGATCAAATGCTTCGTTCGCATGCGCCCCGGCAAATATTTCTGCGGGGGAGGTAAACGCTTGCTTTGCTAATCGTACCACTTCTTCCGGGTGCAGTGGTTCGATTTTATTGTCTTTGGAACTTCGCTTATTGTATTCCGATAAACTCCGTTCGTGATCTGATGCCACTTCCTTCGTCATCTGTCGCATATATTCCGGTCCCGGTGTGAAGTTCTTTTTCGTATCCGATGTATTCAGGTTATTTGCAATATCCGCCTTTTTGTCCACTTCGATCTCCGGATTGTTGAATTTCTCCAGGGGTCCCTTGAATTGGCCGGTTGCCTTATCATAGTATTCGTTGACTGCGGTGTATTTTAGTGCGTTCAGTTTCTTTTGTATGTATTCATCGGCTCCTTCCAAGCCTTTATTGGCAAGGATCTCTCTAAACTGTGATAGATCCTTTTCTTGGGTTTTCTCGTAATTCTTTACGATTTCCTTATTTTCTTTGTTTAATTCTCGGATCTTTTCTGCGATCTGTTCCGGTGTTTTAAATCCTGTGCTGAGTGGATTTCCGTCTTTTAGAGTTTCTAGTCGCTTGATTTCAGTCTCGTTTCTTTGGTAGTTCAAGTCCTGTTTTGCGGATGCGATGGCGTTTTCATGGATCTCGGGTCCATAGGCTAGCTTCGACGGGATGGAGGACCTCACTTCTAAGTTCCTATTCTCCATCGTAGAAACTACCGATTTTATCCTGCCTTCCGCTTTCTTACTTTCTTGTTCAAACTTTAGTAGAGTGGGGAGATCTTTTGTTAGAGTCGTTAAGTCGAGCCTGTTTAATAGATTCTCTTTTTCTTTACTCAGTCGATTGTATTCCTTAGTTACCTCGTTCAATTCCACCTTTAATTTCTGATACTTCGCATCCGTCGCTAGTTTTGCTTCTGTGGCTTTTCTTCTAGTTTCTTCCAAAGGTGCGATCTTGTCTCTCATACTCAGCAATTGTTCGTAATACTGTCTGTCTTGCGGTTTTAGGACCTCTTTTAATCCGTCCATATGATTCTTATTATTCTCGCTGAGTTCTTTTCCCTTGCCGGATTCATAACTCAAGTTCTGTTTCTTGAACTGAGAATCGCTTAGGAGTAAATTCTTAGAGGATAGATATTCCGTGAACGACTTATTCGCATACAGATTCTCTTTCACGTAGATCTCTATGTTTCTTCTTGCTACGTTTGCTTCTTCCGTAAACTTTTTCGTGAGTGTCTGTATATCCTTGGTTTTTAGGGTAATTTTAGTTTCTGTTTCAGTAAGTATCCTTCGCGCATTCGCTACTTGTTCGGCACTCACCGTATTTCTTGCCGCCTCCAGTGCGATTCCGTGCAGTCCTGCTACCTCTCCTTTTTGATACGATCCGAGCGCCTTAAACACATTCGATTCGGTTCCGATTCCCTTCGCATAACCGGCTTTGACAAGCGCATTCTCTGATAAATATCCATTGGCCCATTTGGTTATCGCTTCCATTTGGTTTCTCGTAAATCCTAATTCTCCCGTATTGCCTCGGAGTGCTTCTCGGATCTCTTTGATTCCGGGCAGGCCATCCGATTTGGGACTCTTGATTACATCCACCAGTAGCTTATTATTGATTTTGGCCAGGTCTAAGACTTTTCTTGCTGCATTACTTTTGCTTAATAGTTCTTTTAGATCCGTTTTTAAACTTCCGTTTGTCTTCTCGTAGTTCGTTGCATTTTTATCCAATTGATCGATTTGGTTTGCTAGTTC
The Leptospira inadai serovar Lyme str. 10 genome window above contains:
- a CDS encoding integrase core domain-containing protein; this translates as MHFELSLLLNGVLLLYFLFSLKSESRNELQVLLLKSQLTAYKRKTKQFHTKPFERIKIVLLSYILKNWRNLMILVSPETVLRWRKEKFKIFWAMISKRKKPGRPNIPWNTIKLIRKVAKENYIWGATKLHGLLHKLGYDISERTVSKYIPKRPPDPRKRLLWKQFYALHAEAMVVSDTFTLYSANFKEIFKVAFFLHVGTRQVLHFDIHTKPTTRWMRNVLKLAIRKRGNKNFHYFLSDHDPIFGKRFTKYSERVGIKHKKTTPRSPWQNCYAERWIKTCRNEFLDFFIPVNEYHLRKNLDEFIHFYNHNRTHLSLEKDTPISSPVLYKPRDGNYKLVATPVLGGLYHTYSYEKIA
- a CDS encoding intein N-terminal splicing domain protein, with product MSNPEGQQKILELYSQNKESLTIGAENERVRGDMREIAEKNNLKLEFVNDSPTSELGKTLARIGGDIKMMFGIADSGLMAVDGDGKWKVKTCFDGSQEILTPKGNRRIDSLQIGEEVTTINEETGEIETRKITETFVHDVKTIHKIEYENDVTVTTTWNHPFGVLNAGDRSRTSGVTGDVWVKAEDLKTGDRSITKRSIRRAKLKSRLARSSVLSVASISMGENSYNRDYQTNWKTEKEGTLGIKDRKEVNRNQKVYNIEMEGNHNYFIKVGNEYVSVHNYPQDEGGALKNLRSEISILNKENRIIPGTDAVVRDRELANQIDQLDKNATNYEKTNGSLKTDLKELLSKSNAARKVLDLAKINNKLLVDVIKSPKSDGLPGIKEIREALRGNTGELGFTRNQMEAITKWANGYLSENALVKAGYAKGIGTESNVFKALGSYQKGEVAGLHGIALEAARNTVSAEQVANARRILTETETKITLKTKDIQTLTKKFTEEANVARRNIEIYVKENLYANKSFTEYLSSKNLLLSDSQFKKQNLSYESGKGKELSENNKNHMDGLKEVLKPQDRQYYEQLLSMRDKIAPLEETRRKATEAKLATDAKYQKLKVELNEVTKEYNRLSKEKENLLNRLDLTTLTKDLPTLLKFEQESKKAEGRIKSVVSTMENRNLEVRSSIPSKLAYGPEIHENAIASAKQDLNYQRNETEIKRLETLKDGNPLSTGFKTPEQIAEKIRELNKENKEIVKNYEKTQEKDLSQFREILANKGLEGADEYIQKKLNALKYTAVNEYYDKATGQFKGPLEKFNNPEIEVDKKADIANNLNTSDTKKNFTPGPEYMRQMTKEVASDHERSLSEYNKRSSKDNKIEPLHPEEVVRLAKQAFTSPAEIFAGAHANEAFDPTKPEHVISLVKEMVKGENANQRQFGPLATQLGAVFDMIRTQVGGDERKFTPDPSIQNDPAKMKVFNDVKEWIFSGKSPSEMGNETAAALCRVFHNYVQAVVSGRVSMHTTLAEFMTHKIRIGAVAMGKNAHAPVLDKGFTNGYSNHLTIRGTSGNDFENFTFGEGGKPLGITSAIPPKEVQNFLKDLPIGAVEPRKN